A genome region from Variovorax paradoxus includes the following:
- a CDS encoding nuclease-related domain-containing protein — translation MTTALHKVSGRPVLSLRGLTQAHPHAQPDAAASLARHPFPLDGEQATTTATTVGIRQLEQAFKPAFGRLHVLQNLIIPMYEGSAVPTARFDVALVCEAGVYLFEVKGWRNAVVYRKTSQALPRWFLRQRDHSLAREVKDPAWQCGRKTTHLRSLLPPDLRVQYFVLLPFEGVELQGVMPTAVITPQDLPYIARVARSNGRSEHGYPLLDDAAIDRTLQLLADLQGDLTIDDHLRNSRGMSERNAAKGHAPRGPVHRGVLKLQ, via the coding sequence ATGACCACTGCCCTGCACAAAGTTTCCGGCCGCCCCGTGCTCTCGCTGCGCGGCCTCACACAGGCACACCCGCACGCCCAGCCCGACGCCGCTGCATCGCTCGCGCGGCATCCGTTCCCGCTCGACGGCGAGCAGGCCACCACCACCGCCACGACGGTCGGCATCCGCCAGCTCGAGCAGGCATTCAAGCCTGCGTTCGGTCGCCTGCACGTGCTGCAGAACCTGATCATTCCGATGTACGAAGGCAGCGCCGTGCCCACCGCCCGCTTCGACGTGGCGCTGGTGTGCGAAGCCGGCGTGTACCTGTTCGAGGTGAAGGGCTGGCGCAATGCGGTGGTGTACCGGAAGACGTCGCAGGCACTGCCGCGCTGGTTCCTGCGGCAGCGCGACCATTCGTTGGCGCGCGAGGTGAAGGACCCCGCATGGCAGTGCGGGCGCAAGACCACGCACCTGCGCAGCCTGCTGCCGCCGGACCTGCGCGTGCAGTACTTCGTGCTGCTGCCGTTCGAAGGCGTCGAGCTCCAGGGCGTGATGCCGACCGCGGTGATCACGCCGCAGGACCTGCCCTACATCGCGCGCGTGGCGCGCAGCAACGGCCGCAGCGAGCACGGCTATCCGCTGCTGGACGATGCCGCGATCGACCGCACGCTGCAGCTGCTTGCCGACCTGCAGGGCGACCTGACGATCGACGACCACCTGCGCAACAGCCGCGGCATGAGCGAACGCAACGCAGCGAAGGGCCATGCACCCCGCGGCCCCGTGCACCGCGGCGTACTGAAGCTGCAATGA